tacatacacttaggtaggagtcattcaaactcgtttttcaaccactccacaaatgtcttgttaacaatcccagaacaacagcaaatgaccttgtgaagatgctggaggaaacaggtacaaaagtatctacatccacagtaaaacgagtcctatattgacataacctgaaaggcggctcagctaggaagaagccactgctccaaaaccgccataaaaaagccagactacggtttgcaactgcacagggggacaaagatcgtactttttggagaaatgtcctctgatctgatgaaacaaaaatataactgtttggccataatgaccattattatgtttggaggaacaagggggaggcttgcaagccaaagaacaccatcccaaccgtgaagcacgggggtggcggcatcatgtttttggggtgctttgctgcaggagggtggggtgcacttcacaaaatagatggcatcatgaggcagggaagttatgtggatatactgaagcaacatctcaagacatcagtcaggaagttaaagcttggtcgcaaatgggtcttccaaatgaacaatgactccaagcatacttccaagattttggcaaaatggcttaaggacaacaaagtcaaggtattggagtggccatcacaaagccctgacctcaatcctatagaacatttgtgggacagaactgaaaaagcatgtgcgagcaaggaggcttacacatctgattcagttacaccagctctgtcaggaggaatgggacaaaattcacccaacttattgtgggaagtttgtggaaggctacctgaaatgtttgacccaagttaaacaatttaaaggcaatgctaataTATACTAACATAGtttatgtaaacgtctgacccactgggaatgtgatgaaagaaataaaagctgaaataaaatcactctcaactattattgtgaaatgtcagattcttaaaataaagtggtgatcctaactgacctaagacagggaatctttactaggattaaatgtcaggaattgcgaaaaactgagtttaaatgtatttggctaaggtgtatgtaaacttccaacttcaactgtatatgtgccctttattcaccatggtgctgtcgattattgttacaatgtccgttggtgtgtgtgagtacctgtgcgttttagctttcgtgccattgtggattgcgcagatgattacgggtctcgtcccgtgtgataatcattgtgagtttgtgtatttattcgaggtactcctcgctcttttgttttgggattcaaccctgtgttttttgttatgtgtttgtttggtcttcgtccccgtgcctttaaaCGGCATGCCGTAATTTGGGCTAAATAACAAACCCTATTActcattcctgcgtctgtctcccgaatcCATTATGAAAACTTGACAACATTTACCACAAATAACTGTTAAAATAGCACCACCAAGACAAACCATTAATATTTGCACGTTATGATAATGTAAGATAGTTCTAATAAGCTTATGATACATTAATCTGTTAAATGAATATTGAAGAAAAAAACGTATTACTTAAAATGACCATGAACAGCAGAAAATGTcccagattgtgcctttaaagagAGCTTGGATAAGGGGATGGGGGTTAGAGCATTCAGTTGGGCCATGCCTAACGGTCTGCCTGTCAGAGAGAGACTCAGACTTCCCTGGTAACAGGCCTGAGGGCATGGCATTTCAACAGCACAATGGGTGCACTGTAATGGACAAGGATGGGACAGGGCCCTTTATATGAAAACCCCAGGACTGCACACACAGAACAGGCAAATTTTTGACCCATCATTGTACCCTGCTGAAGAAGGCTTGAACATGAAAAACGTGGTCTGACAACTTAAATTACAATATATTTAACAAAAAGACAGGAAGATTGGAATGTTACAATGCACATTGAATTAGTGAAGTAGATTGCAATTGTGAATGTCAAAAACTGGTTAACAGATACAGTATTCACATACTTACAGCATGTACAACAAATATGACTGGGTCATGACATTAAGACTATAGATACAATCATAAGACAACCAAATACATGAAAACAAGtgtttgctttgaaagttgattgtACAGTAGGCTAGAGCTTCTATAAAAGGATGAGACAGGTGACAAATTGTACATCACAAATGCATGTGTCAACAAATACTAAACTATTTAGGAGTAATCTATTAAGGCTTGGTTCTCATGATCAAGCAGTCAGTTTCTTATTGTACATTTTAAAGACAATGCACCTTGCTCATAAAGATGATACAAAGTGGTTATTGTTAACCCCCCTGACACCACAATAGTTGATTCCTATTAATAAACACAACTGTCTATCAAACTGGAACGATTGAAGGCTGACCACTAAACCTAAATAGGTACAAAGATGCATTGGCTCtcatccagtggaggctgctgaggggaggacggctcataataatggctggaacggagcaaatggaatggaatcaaaccatgtgttcgatgtatttgatacaattccacctattctgctccagccattaccatgagccagtcctccccaattaaggtgccaccaacctcctgtgctctcaTCATGTTACTCTATTGCAGTTATCTTTTGAGGCTGGGTGAAAATAAATTATGGCATATCCTGCATGAAGCCCAaaaacaaaatcaatattttatccTGACAAATAAAGTAGGCAAAACATTGGTTCACACAAGAGGTAGTTcattaaaatattcaaaaacatttcAACTGACGCACGTTAATCTGGTACAGGTGTGTGGTTACTGGGATGGGTTACTGATTAGCAGCACACGTCATTCTGTGTGGCAGGTGCGTAACACAGAACCATATATATGAGAGGAATCAGAAACACGCTCACAGCTGGTGGTATTCCTCCTTGCAATGCGATATGTGTTTGTATAATCTGTCTATTCGGTTCTGTAGTACTCTCGCGTGTTCGTAGGAGAGAAAACCTAATTCCGGAGACAAAGGTTCGCTGTCTCTGTACAGCTCGAGCAGCCGAGTCCTGGTGTCCCTGCGCCGGTGCAGTTCTATCACGCGCTGCGCTGTCCTCTTTCTGAACACAGACACGGAGCCCAAGACCGTGCTGTGGTACTTCTCCCACATATCAAGCACCCGGTATCCATGTACAAGCCCTGCCTCGTTGTCTATGAATACCAGGTCACCGCGGGGCGTTCTGAGCAGGTTGTTGGTCTCCCTCTCCATCACGCGCGAGTCCCACTGCAGGCTAAAGAGGTTGCTAACGAGCCTGTCGAAGTTAGCAGACAGGTAGTCCAATATTATCAGGTCGGTCCACTGCATTAACTCGAGCAACTCCGCAGTCGTCTTGTTCCCCAGCTCCCCTTGCAGAGGACGCAGCCCCTTGCTCTCCTGGCGCAGCGGAGCAGGTGTGACTACCCCGGTCAGGTTGGCGACCCACTCGGTGAGTGAGACCACCGCCCGCTCACTCCACTGTAAACCGCCAATTCTTCTCCTAACAGAAGCCCATTGTTCACTGTCAACGTTCAACTGGGCAAGGATGAGAGGCGGTAGATTTGTAATACCTAGCAAATTAGCCAGGTAATAAGTCAGCGTTTCCCCCTGCACCTGGTCCGCGTTTATTCCATAACGCACGCAAGCTTTGGCTCCGTCCGAAAAAGTGGCCAACTGATTGGATATTCTACCACAGCCCGGCTCCAGTCTGACTATGCGGTGTCCCcgggctctctctctccaagcccGGGCATGTTCCTCACTGAAGCTGGCGGGAAGCTGAGCCTCCAGCCATTCACTCCAAAAAATACCCTCAACGAGCGAGCCAAATTGGGCCGGAACCCCTCTCTGTACTGACTCCTTGTTATCTACATTCATATGGTAATCTCTGCTTCCTAAAGAGCCAATTTGATCCCTAACACCAGTAACGTTGCGGACATCCAGTCTGCCCCCCAAGTGCAGTCTCTGTGCCACTGGAACAGCGAGCAAAGCACGGAAAGTTTTAGCGGAGATGTCCGGTGATGGCCCAACGTGAAAGGAGCTCGGTAACTGTAGCCCCCGTTTGTATCTCTCCAGCCGACTCTCCAGCCTGCTCCAGACGTAGAATACACAGGCACAAGTGCAGAGAAAGAGCAGTGCAAGTAAGTTCGCCGACACAGCCCTCATGTTTACTGACAGCCGCCTTTCCCTTTGTTGCGCAGAGACAACTCGCACAACCCCAACGGTAACAAGGTTCGCATCTCTGTTCCGCTTGGGTGAAATAAAATCCTTATCCGTCGATATCAGTATTTTATTTATCGGACGAGCTTTTTTTCAGCATAGCTTGTTTCCGAACGCAAACGGCTTTCTCTCTGCGTCTCCATCTCTCCGGTCTCCACTGGGTGAGGCTGGTTTACTTTGATTTGTGTAGCTACTAGCTTCGGCTCAGAGATACTAGGCTGAGGAACACGTGACTCAGGTTGCGAGCTGGTAGGCGTACCATGGGAAGTGGTGGGTCCTATGGAAGCGGTACTTTGTGGACCTACACATCCAGAGGAAGTGCGGTTAGGCAACATGGGCACGATTCTGTCAGAATCAGACCAGCACTTTATTTAATTGTTTCAGGTTTGGAAATAATTAATTCCAATTGTTCACGTGAAACGTATAATTACGAAAGAGTGCTCCTGAAACAAGTTTCAGAGACTTGATCCATGCAGTCCACTTAAATATCCTAAACCAAAAACGTAATATAGGCTAACATTTAAAGGTCCACTGCAaccatttttatttcaatatcaaatcatttctgggtaacaattaagtactgtACTGTGATKAACTCAAAAtggtaaaaaaactaaaacaaatagcTTCTcggcaaagagcaatttctcaagtaagAATTTTACTAGGACTGTTTGAGTGGGGGCGGAACTGAAAATGtgatgttattggcagaggtttggaactcttccTTATTGGTCTTACTAAAGTAATATACTGCATGGCCAAAACTCCCTCACCAAAATAGGCTGACATTTCAGGGGGTCTTTTCAAACCGCTCAACACTAAGGTATTATACTTTTCTCAGTATCATTCCAACCtcctagtgtggaaatatatactgaacagccaatcagaattcgttttccccacaaaaaggctttattccTGACAAAAATAATCCTCAGTTTTATCGTCTGTCCAGGTGGCAGATCTGAGATGattcccgcaggtgaaaaagccagatgtggaggtcctgggctggtgtggttacacaaggtctgcggttgtgaggccggttggatgtaattctctaaaacgaggtggcttatggtagagatgaacattcaattctctgacaatAGCTCAGGGTGGACATTCCTCTAGTCAGCAttacaattgcacactccctcaacttgaaacatctgtggcattgcgttgtgacaaaactgcacattttagtgaaggtgcacctgtgtaatgatcatgctgtttaatcaacttctgcATATGGCACACATGtcgggtggatggattaccttgacaaaatagaaatgctcactaacaggaatgtaaatagATTTGTGCGCacaatttcagctcatgaatcataggacgaacactttacatgttgtgtttagatttttgttcagcatatttAAAACACAGTAAATCactttttttgactgcactggcccTTTAACATCTATGCTCCCTTTTTTGTTAATTTATGACTACGACCTAAATATTCTTTCCTTGCTGTGACCTCTAAGTATGCTTCTTGCCTCATGCTCTAATGTATAAGAGCCTGTTTTCTTCACATATGGCAATGTAACATTGTGGATTGGcattaggcctataggctactcaTTGCACGCAAATAATTAAACATTCTGTGTGCTGTCTCTCTTATATGCCTTGGCCGGGTTTCCAATAGTGATGGAACTTAAAGGCGCTGCTTGGTCAATACGAGGTCTgtattggccgtgcagcatttacggtgatatggcctctgcagaagtcagggcattcttGCACTTTGCCGAGCAGCACAGAACAGTTGTGAAGAAAGTAAGTTTGtgtttgtacagtcgtggccaaaagttgagaatgacacaaatattaatttccacaaagtttgctgcttcagtgtcttcagatatttttgtcagatgttactatggaaaactgaagtataattacaagcatttcataagtgtcaaaagcttttattgacaattgcatgaagttgatgcaaagagtctatttgcagtgttgacctttatttttcaagacctctgcaatctcccctggcatgctgtcaattaacttctgggccacatcctgactgatagcagcccattcttgcataatcaatgcttggagtttgtcagaatttgtgggtttttgtttgcccacctgcctcttgaggattgaccacaagttctcaatgggatgccacttagttatcacttttgccttatggcaaggtgctccatcatgctggaaaagtcattgttcgtcaccaaactgttcctggatggttgggagaagttgctctcggaggatgtgttggtaccattctttattcatggctgtgttcttaggcaaaaggtatgtggcagggtctacagtcaatcacKgattacaaaaagaaaaccagacccgtcgcggaccaggatgtcttgctcccagacagacta
This portion of the Salvelinus sp. IW2-2015 linkage group LG4q.1:29, ASM291031v2, whole genome shotgun sequence genome encodes:
- the LOC111962583 gene encoding four-jointed box protein 1-like, with amino-acid sequence MRAVSANLLALLFLCTCACVFYVWSRLESRLERYKRGLQLPSSFHVGPSPDISAKTFRALLAVPVAQRLHLGGRLDVRNVTGVRDQIGSLGSRDYHMNVDNKESVQRGVPAQFGSLVEGIFWSEWLEAQLPASFSEEHARAWRERARGHRIVRLEPGCGRISNQLATFSDGAKACVRYGINADQVQGETLTYYLANLLGITNLPPLILAQLNVDSEQWASVRRRIGGLQWSERAVVSLTEWVANLTGVVTPAPLRQESKGLRPLQGELGNKTTAELLELMQWTDLIILDYLSANFDRLVSNLFSLQWDSRVMERETNNLLRTPRGDLVFIDNEAGLVHGYRVLDMWEKYHSTVLGSVSVFRKRTAQRVIELHRRRDTRTRLLELYRDSEPLSPELGFLSYEHARVLQNRIDRLYKHISHCKEEYHQL